The proteins below are encoded in one region of Dasypus novemcinctus isolate mDasNov1 chromosome 13, mDasNov1.1.hap2, whole genome shotgun sequence:
- the SMG7 gene encoding nonsense-mediated mRNA decay factor SMG7 isoform X1, with product MRTGNLKSEEHLKSSNIRQAEVLKADMTDSKLGPAEVWTSRQALQDLYQKMLVTDLEYALDKKVEQDLWNHAFKNQITTLQGQAKNRANPNRSEVQANLSLFLEAASGFYTQLLQELCTVFNVDLPCRVKSSQLGIISNKQTHTSAIVKPQSSSCSYICQHCLVHLGDIARYRNQTSQAESYYRHAAQLVPSNGQPYNQLAILASSKGDHLTTIFYYCRSIAVKFPFPAASTNLQKALSKALESRDEVKTKWGVSDFIRAFIKFHSHVYLSKSLEKLSPLREKLEEQFKRLLFQKAFNSQQLVHVTVINLFQLHHLRDFSNETEQHSYSQDEQLCWTQLLALFMSFLGILCKCPFQNESQEESDNAYPLPAVKVSMDWLRLRPRVFQEAVVDEKQYIWPWLISLLNSFHPHEEDLSSTNATPLPEEFELQGFLALRPSFRNLDFSKGHQGITGDKEGQQQRIRQQRLISVGKWIADNQPRLIQCENEVGKLLFITEIPELILEDPSEAKENLILQETSVIESLSADGSSGLKSVLSTGRNQSNNSDTGEKPVVTFKENIKPREVNRDPGRSFPPKEVRRDYSKGITVTKNDGKKDNNKRKTETRKCTLEKLQETGKQNVAVQVKSQTELRKTPVSEARKTPVTQTPSQASNSQFIPIHHPGAFPPLPSRPGFPPPTYVIPPPVAFPMGSGYTFPAGVSVPGTFLQPTAHSPAGNQVQAGKQSHIPYSQQRPSGPGPMNQGPQQSQPPSQQPLTSLPAQPTAQSTNQLQVQALTQQQQSPTKAVPALGKSPPHHSGFQQYQQADASKQLWNPPQVQGPLGKIMPVKQPYYLQTPDPIKLFEPSLQPPVIQQQPLEKKMKPFPMEPYNHNPSEVKVPEFYWDSSYSMADNRAVMAQQANMDRRGKRSPGVFRPEQDPVPRMPFEDPKSSPLLPPDLLKSLAALEEEEELIFSNPPDLYPALLGPLASLPGRSLFKSLLEKPSELMSHSSSFLSLTGFSLNQERYPNNSVFNEVYGKNMTSSSKAELNPSMAPQETSLYSLFEGTPWSPSLPASSDHSTPASQSPHSSNPSSLPSSPPTHNHNSVPFSNFGPIGTPDNRDRRIADRWKTDKPAMGGFGIDYLSTTSSSESSWHQASTPGATWTGHGPSMEDSSAVLMESLKSIWSSSMMHPGPSALEQLLMQQKQKQQRGQGTMNPPH from the exons ATTCCAAGCTGGGTCCAGCTGAGGTCTGGACATCCAGGCAGGCTTTGCAGGACCTGTACCAGAAAATGCTAGTTACTGATTTGGAATATGCTTTAGACAAGAAAGTAGAACAGGATCT CTGGAATCATGCCTTTAAGAATCAGATCACAACACTACAAGGCCAGGCAAAGAATCGAGCAAACCCGAATCGGAGTGAAGTTCAGGCAAACCTTTCTCTGTTCCTAGAGGCAGCTAGTGGCTTCTATACTCAG TTATTACAAGAGCTGTGTACAGTGTTTAATGTAGATTTACCATGCCGTGTGAAGTCTTCCCAGTTGGGAATTATCAGCAATAAACAGACACATACCAGCGCCATAGTGAAGCCACAGTCTAGCTCCTGTTCCTATATCTGCCAGCACTGCCTCGTCCACCTTGGAGACATTG CTCGATACAGAAACCAGACTAGCCAAGCAGAATCCTACTATAGGCATGCAGCTCAGCTTGTCCCCTCCAATG GTCAGCCTTACAATCAGTTGGCTATCTTAGCTTCTTCCAAAGGAGATCATCTGACCACGATTTTCTACTACTGCAGAAGCATTGCTGTGAAGTTCCCTTTCCCAGCTGCCTCCACTAATCTGCAAAAAGCACTTTCTAAAGCACTGGAAAG ccgGGATGAGGTGAAAACCAAATGGGGTGTTTCTGACTTCATCAGGGCCTTTATTAAATTCCACAGCCATGTGTACCTGAGTAAGAGCTTGGAAAAGTTGAGCCCTCTTCGAGAGAAATTGGAAGAACAGTTCAAG AGGCTGCTATTCCAAAAAGCTTTCAACTCTCAACAGTTAGTTCATGTCACTGTCATTAACCTGTTCCAACTTCATCACCTTCGTGACTTTAGCAATGAAACGGAGCAGCATAGTTATAGCCAAGATGAGCAGTTGTGTTGGACACAGTTGCTGGCCCTCTTTA TGTCTTTTCTTGGCATCCTGTGCAAGTGTCCTTTCCAGAACGAGTCTCAGGAGGAGTCTGACAATGCCTATCCCCTTCCTGCTGTCAAAGTCTCCATGGACTGGCTGAGACTCAGACCTAGGGTCTTTCAGGAGGCAGTGGTGGATGAAAAACAGTA CATTTGGCCTTGGCTAATTTCTCTTCTAAATAGTTTCCATCCCCATGAAGAGGATCTCTCAAGTACTAATG CTACCCCACTTCCAGAGGAGTTTGAATTACAAGGATTCTTGGCTTTGAGACCTTCTTTCAG GAACTTGGATTTTTCCAAAGGCCACCAGGGTATTACAGGAGACAAAGAGGGTCAGCAACAACGAATACGACAGCAACGCTTGATCTCTGTAGGTAAATGGATTGCTGATAATCAGCCAAG gcTGATTCAGTGTGAAAATGAGGTAGGCAAATTGTTATTTATCACAGAAATTCCAGAGTTAATACTGGAAGACCCCAGTGAAGCCAAAGAAAATCTCATTCTACAAGAAACATCTGTAATAGAGTCACTGTCTGCAGATGGGAGCTCAGGTTTGAAATCAGTGCTATCTACGGGCCGAAATCAAAGCAACAACTctgacacaggagagaaaccagTGGTTACCTTCAAAGAGAACATTAAGCCACGAGAAGTGAACAGAGACCCAGGAAGAAGCTTTCCTCCCAAAGAGGTGAGAAGGGACTATAGCAAAGGAATAACTGTAACTAAGAATGATGGAAAGAAGGACAACAACAAGAGGAAAACTGAAACCAGGAAATGCACCTTAGAAAAGTTACAGGAAACAGGAAAGCAGAATGTGGCAGTGCAG GTAAAATCCCAGACAGAACTAAGAAAGACTCCAGTGTCTGAAGCCAGGAAAACACCTGTAACTCAAACCCCAAGTCAAGCGAGCAACTCCCAGTTCATCCCCATACATCACCCTGGggccttccctcctcttcccagtCGGCCAG GGTTCCCGCCCCCTACATATGTTATTCCCCCTCCTGTGGCATTTCCTATGGGCTCAGGTTACACCTTCCCAGCTGGTGTTTCTGTCCCAGGAACCTTTCTTCAGCCTACAGCTCACTCTCCAGCAGGAAACCAGGTGCAAGCTGGGAAACAGTCCCACATTCCTTACAGCCAGCAACGGCCCTCTGGACCAGGGCcaatgaaccagggacctcaaCAATCACAGCCACCTTCCCAGCAACCCCTTACATCTTTACCAGCTCAGCCAACAGCACAGTCTACAAACCAGTTGCAGGTTCAAGCTCTAACTCAGCAACAGCAATCCCCTACAAAAGCAGTGCCAGCTTTGGGGAAAAGCCCTCCTCACCACTCTGGATTCCAACAG TATCAACAGGCAGATGCCTCCAAACAACTGTGGAATCCCCCTCAGGTTCAAGGCCCTTTAGGGAAAATCATGCCTGTGAAACAGCCCTACTACCTTCAAACCCCAGACCCCATAAAACTGTTTGAGCCGTCATTGCAACCTCCTGTAATTCAGCAGCAGCctctagagaaaaaaatgaagccttTTCCCATGGAGCCATATAACCATAATCCCTCAGAAGTCAAGGTCCCGGAATTCTACTGGGATTCTTCCTACAGCATGGCTGATAATAGAGCTGTAATGGCACAACAAGCAAATATGGACCGCAGGGGCAAACGGTCACCAGGAGTCTTCCGTCCAGAGCAGGATCCTGTGCCCAGGATGCCATTTGAG GACCCCAAGAGCTCCCCTCTGCTTCCTCCGGACCTGTTAAAGAGTCTGGCTGCcttggaggaagaggaagagctgATTTTTTCTAACCCTCCTGATCTTTACCCAGCTCTGCTAGGACCTCTCGCCTCTCTTCCTGGACGAAGCCTTTTT AAATCCTTATTGGAGAAGCCCTCAGAGCTCATGTCACATTCATCTTCTTTCCTGTCCCTCACCGGATTCTCTCTCAATCAG GAAAGATACCCAAATAACAGTGTGTTCAATGAGGTGTATGGGAAAAACATGACATCCAGCTCCAAAGCAGAACTGAATCCCTCAATGGCTCCCCAGGAAACATCACTTTACTCTCTTTTTGAAGGGACTCCGTGGTCTCCATCACTTCCTGCCAGTTCAG ATCATTCAACACCAGCCAGCCAATCTCCTCATTCCTCCAACCCAAGCAGCCTGCCAAGCTCTCCTCCAACACACAACCATAATTCTGTTCCATTCTCCAATTTTGGACCCATTGGGACTCCAGATAACAGGGATAGGAGAATTGCAGATCGGTGGAAAACAGATAAGCCAG CCATGGGCGGGTTTGGCATTGATTATCTGTCAACAACATCATCTTCTGAGAGCAGTTGGCATCAGGCCAGCACTCCAGGTGCCACCTGGACAGGCCATGGCCCCTCCATGGAGGATTCTTCTGCTGTCCTCATGGAGAGCCTAAAG TCTATCTGGTCCAGTTCCATGATGCATCCTGGACCTTCCGCCCTGGAGCAGCTGTTAATGCAGCAGAAGCAGAAACAGCAGCGGGGACAAGGCACCATGAACCCTCCACACTGA
- the SMG7 gene encoding nonsense-mediated mRNA decay factor SMG7 isoform X5, whose amino-acid sequence MRTGNLKSEEHLKSSNIRQAEVLKADMTDSKLGPAEVWTSRQALQDLYQKMLVTDLEYALDKKVEQDLWNHAFKNQITTLQGQAKNRANPNRSEVQANLSLFLEAASGFYTQLLQELCTVFNVDLPCRVKSSQLGIISNKQTHTSAIVKPQSSSCSYICQHCLVHLGDIARYRNQTSQAESYYRHAAQLVPSNGQPYNQLAILASSKGDHLTTIFYYCRSIAVKFPFPAASTNLQKALSKALESRDEVKTKWGVSDFIRAFIKFHSHVYLSKSLEKLSPLREKLEEQFKRLLFQKAFNSQQLVHVTVINLFQLHHLRDFSNETEQHSYSQDEQLCWTQLLALFMSFLGILCKCPFQNESQEESDNAYPLPAVKVSMDWLRLRPRVFQEAVVDEKQYIWPWLISLLNSFHPHEEDLSSTNATPLPEEFELQGFLALRPSFRNLDFSKGHQGITGDKEGQQQRIRQQRLISVGKWIADNQPRLIQCENEVGKLLFITEIPELILEDPSEAKENLILQETSVIESLSADGSSGLKSVLSTGRNQSNNSDTGEKPVVTFKENIKPREVNRDPGRSFPPKEVRRDYSKGITVTKNDGKKDNNKRKTETRKCTLEKLQETGKQNVAVQVKSQTELRKTPVSEARKTPVTQTPSQASNSQFIPIHHPGAFPPLPSRPGFPPPTYVIPPPVAFPMGSGYTFPAGVSVPGTFLQPTAHSPAGNQVQAGKQSHIPYSQQRPSGPGPMNQGPQQSQPPSQQPLTSLPAQPTAQSTNQLQVQALTQQQQSPTKAVPALGKSPPHHSGFQQYQQADASKQLWNPPQVQGPLGKIMPVKQPYYLQTPDPIKLFEPSLQPPVIQQQPLEKKMKPFPMEPYNHNPSEVKVPEFYWDSSYSMADNRAVMAQQANMDRRGKRSPGVFRPEQDPVPRMPFEKSLLEKPSELMSHSSSFLSLTGFSLNQERYPNNSVFNEVYGKNMTSSSKAELNPSMAPQETSLYSLFEGTPWSPSLPASSDHSTPASQSPHSSNPSSLPSSPPTHNHNSVPFSNFGPIGTPDNRDRRIADRWKTDKPAMGGFGIDYLSTTSSSESSWHQASTPGATWTGHGPSMEDSSAVLMESLKSIWSSSMMHPGPSALEQLLMQQKQKQQRGQGTMNPPH is encoded by the exons ATTCCAAGCTGGGTCCAGCTGAGGTCTGGACATCCAGGCAGGCTTTGCAGGACCTGTACCAGAAAATGCTAGTTACTGATTTGGAATATGCTTTAGACAAGAAAGTAGAACAGGATCT CTGGAATCATGCCTTTAAGAATCAGATCACAACACTACAAGGCCAGGCAAAGAATCGAGCAAACCCGAATCGGAGTGAAGTTCAGGCAAACCTTTCTCTGTTCCTAGAGGCAGCTAGTGGCTTCTATACTCAG TTATTACAAGAGCTGTGTACAGTGTTTAATGTAGATTTACCATGCCGTGTGAAGTCTTCCCAGTTGGGAATTATCAGCAATAAACAGACACATACCAGCGCCATAGTGAAGCCACAGTCTAGCTCCTGTTCCTATATCTGCCAGCACTGCCTCGTCCACCTTGGAGACATTG CTCGATACAGAAACCAGACTAGCCAAGCAGAATCCTACTATAGGCATGCAGCTCAGCTTGTCCCCTCCAATG GTCAGCCTTACAATCAGTTGGCTATCTTAGCTTCTTCCAAAGGAGATCATCTGACCACGATTTTCTACTACTGCAGAAGCATTGCTGTGAAGTTCCCTTTCCCAGCTGCCTCCACTAATCTGCAAAAAGCACTTTCTAAAGCACTGGAAAG ccgGGATGAGGTGAAAACCAAATGGGGTGTTTCTGACTTCATCAGGGCCTTTATTAAATTCCACAGCCATGTGTACCTGAGTAAGAGCTTGGAAAAGTTGAGCCCTCTTCGAGAGAAATTGGAAGAACAGTTCAAG AGGCTGCTATTCCAAAAAGCTTTCAACTCTCAACAGTTAGTTCATGTCACTGTCATTAACCTGTTCCAACTTCATCACCTTCGTGACTTTAGCAATGAAACGGAGCAGCATAGTTATAGCCAAGATGAGCAGTTGTGTTGGACACAGTTGCTGGCCCTCTTTA TGTCTTTTCTTGGCATCCTGTGCAAGTGTCCTTTCCAGAACGAGTCTCAGGAGGAGTCTGACAATGCCTATCCCCTTCCTGCTGTCAAAGTCTCCATGGACTGGCTGAGACTCAGACCTAGGGTCTTTCAGGAGGCAGTGGTGGATGAAAAACAGTA CATTTGGCCTTGGCTAATTTCTCTTCTAAATAGTTTCCATCCCCATGAAGAGGATCTCTCAAGTACTAATG CTACCCCACTTCCAGAGGAGTTTGAATTACAAGGATTCTTGGCTTTGAGACCTTCTTTCAG GAACTTGGATTTTTCCAAAGGCCACCAGGGTATTACAGGAGACAAAGAGGGTCAGCAACAACGAATACGACAGCAACGCTTGATCTCTGTAGGTAAATGGATTGCTGATAATCAGCCAAG gcTGATTCAGTGTGAAAATGAGGTAGGCAAATTGTTATTTATCACAGAAATTCCAGAGTTAATACTGGAAGACCCCAGTGAAGCCAAAGAAAATCTCATTCTACAAGAAACATCTGTAATAGAGTCACTGTCTGCAGATGGGAGCTCAGGTTTGAAATCAGTGCTATCTACGGGCCGAAATCAAAGCAACAACTctgacacaggagagaaaccagTGGTTACCTTCAAAGAGAACATTAAGCCACGAGAAGTGAACAGAGACCCAGGAAGAAGCTTTCCTCCCAAAGAGGTGAGAAGGGACTATAGCAAAGGAATAACTGTAACTAAGAATGATGGAAAGAAGGACAACAACAAGAGGAAAACTGAAACCAGGAAATGCACCTTAGAAAAGTTACAGGAAACAGGAAAGCAGAATGTGGCAGTGCAG GTAAAATCCCAGACAGAACTAAGAAAGACTCCAGTGTCTGAAGCCAGGAAAACACCTGTAACTCAAACCCCAAGTCAAGCGAGCAACTCCCAGTTCATCCCCATACATCACCCTGGggccttccctcctcttcccagtCGGCCAG GGTTCCCGCCCCCTACATATGTTATTCCCCCTCCTGTGGCATTTCCTATGGGCTCAGGTTACACCTTCCCAGCTGGTGTTTCTGTCCCAGGAACCTTTCTTCAGCCTACAGCTCACTCTCCAGCAGGAAACCAGGTGCAAGCTGGGAAACAGTCCCACATTCCTTACAGCCAGCAACGGCCCTCTGGACCAGGGCcaatgaaccagggacctcaaCAATCACAGCCACCTTCCCAGCAACCCCTTACATCTTTACCAGCTCAGCCAACAGCACAGTCTACAAACCAGTTGCAGGTTCAAGCTCTAACTCAGCAACAGCAATCCCCTACAAAAGCAGTGCCAGCTTTGGGGAAAAGCCCTCCTCACCACTCTGGATTCCAACAG TATCAACAGGCAGATGCCTCCAAACAACTGTGGAATCCCCCTCAGGTTCAAGGCCCTTTAGGGAAAATCATGCCTGTGAAACAGCCCTACTACCTTCAAACCCCAGACCCCATAAAACTGTTTGAGCCGTCATTGCAACCTCCTGTAATTCAGCAGCAGCctctagagaaaaaaatgaagccttTTCCCATGGAGCCATATAACCATAATCCCTCAGAAGTCAAGGTCCCGGAATTCTACTGGGATTCTTCCTACAGCATGGCTGATAATAGAGCTGTAATGGCACAACAAGCAAATATGGACCGCAGGGGCAAACGGTCACCAGGAGTCTTCCGTCCAGAGCAGGATCCTGTGCCCAGGATGCCATTTGAG AAATCCTTATTGGAGAAGCCCTCAGAGCTCATGTCACATTCATCTTCTTTCCTGTCCCTCACCGGATTCTCTCTCAATCAG GAAAGATACCCAAATAACAGTGTGTTCAATGAGGTGTATGGGAAAAACATGACATCCAGCTCCAAAGCAGAACTGAATCCCTCAATGGCTCCCCAGGAAACATCACTTTACTCTCTTTTTGAAGGGACTCCGTGGTCTCCATCACTTCCTGCCAGTTCAG ATCATTCAACACCAGCCAGCCAATCTCCTCATTCCTCCAACCCAAGCAGCCTGCCAAGCTCTCCTCCAACACACAACCATAATTCTGTTCCATTCTCCAATTTTGGACCCATTGGGACTCCAGATAACAGGGATAGGAGAATTGCAGATCGGTGGAAAACAGATAAGCCAG CCATGGGCGGGTTTGGCATTGATTATCTGTCAACAACATCATCTTCTGAGAGCAGTTGGCATCAGGCCAGCACTCCAGGTGCCACCTGGACAGGCCATGGCCCCTCCATGGAGGATTCTTCTGCTGTCCTCATGGAGAGCCTAAAG TCTATCTGGTCCAGTTCCATGATGCATCCTGGACCTTCCGCCCTGGAGCAGCTGTTAATGCAGCAGAAGCAGAAACAGCAGCGGGGACAAGGCACCATGAACCCTCCACACTGA
- the SMG7 gene encoding nonsense-mediated mRNA decay factor SMG7 isoform X3 gives MRTGNLKSEEHLKSSNIRQAEVLKADMTDSKLGPAEVWTSRQALQDLYQKMLVTDLEYALDKKVEQDLWNHAFKNQITTLQGQAKNRANPNRSEVQANLSLFLEAASGFYTQLLQELCTVFNVDLPCRVKSSQLGIISNKQTHTSAIVKPQSSSCSYICQHCLVHLGDIARYRNQTSQAESYYRHAAQLVPSNGQPYNQLAILASSKGDHLTTIFYYCRSIAVKFPFPAASTNLQKALSKALESRDEVKTKWGVSDFIRAFIKFHSHVYLSKSLEKLSPLREKLEEQFKRLLFQKAFNSQQLVHVTVINLFQLHHLRDFSNETEQHSYSQDEQLCWTQLLALFMSFLGILCKCPFQNESQEESDNAYPLPAVKVSMDWLRLRPRVFQEAVVDEKQYIWPWLISLLNSFHPHEEDLSSTNATPLPEEFELQGFLALRPSFRNLDFSKGHQGITGDKEGQQQRIRQQRLISVGKWIADNQPRLIQCENEVGKLLFITEIPELILEDPSEAKENLILQETSVIESLSADGSSGLKSVLSTGRNQSNNSDTGEKPVVTFKENIKPREVNRDPGRSFPPKEVRRDYSKGITVTKNDGKKDNNKRKTETRKCTLEKLQETGKQNVAVQVKSQTELRKTPVSEARKTPVTQTPSQASNSQFIPIHHPGAFPPLPSRPGTFLQPTAHSPAGNQVQAGKQSHIPYSQQRPSGPGPMNQGPQQSQPPSQQPLTSLPAQPTAQSTNQLQVQALTQQQQSPTKAVPALGKSPPHHSGFQQYQQADASKQLWNPPQVQGPLGKIMPVKQPYYLQTPDPIKLFEPSLQPPVIQQQPLEKKMKPFPMEPYNHNPSEVKVPEFYWDSSYSMADNRAVMAQQANMDRRGKRSPGVFRPEQDPVPRMPFEDPKSSPLLPPDLLKSLAALEEEEELIFSNPPDLYPALLGPLASLPGRSLFKSLLEKPSELMSHSSSFLSLTGFSLNQERYPNNSVFNEVYGKNMTSSSKAELNPSMAPQETSLYSLFEGTPWSPSLPASSDHSTPASQSPHSSNPSSLPSSPPTHNHNSVPFSNFGPIGTPDNRDRRIADRWKTDKPAMGGFGIDYLSTTSSSESSWHQASTPGATWTGHGPSMEDSSAVLMESLKSIWSSSMMHPGPSALEQLLMQQKQKQQRGQGTMNPPH, from the exons ATTCCAAGCTGGGTCCAGCTGAGGTCTGGACATCCAGGCAGGCTTTGCAGGACCTGTACCAGAAAATGCTAGTTACTGATTTGGAATATGCTTTAGACAAGAAAGTAGAACAGGATCT CTGGAATCATGCCTTTAAGAATCAGATCACAACACTACAAGGCCAGGCAAAGAATCGAGCAAACCCGAATCGGAGTGAAGTTCAGGCAAACCTTTCTCTGTTCCTAGAGGCAGCTAGTGGCTTCTATACTCAG TTATTACAAGAGCTGTGTACAGTGTTTAATGTAGATTTACCATGCCGTGTGAAGTCTTCCCAGTTGGGAATTATCAGCAATAAACAGACACATACCAGCGCCATAGTGAAGCCACAGTCTAGCTCCTGTTCCTATATCTGCCAGCACTGCCTCGTCCACCTTGGAGACATTG CTCGATACAGAAACCAGACTAGCCAAGCAGAATCCTACTATAGGCATGCAGCTCAGCTTGTCCCCTCCAATG GTCAGCCTTACAATCAGTTGGCTATCTTAGCTTCTTCCAAAGGAGATCATCTGACCACGATTTTCTACTACTGCAGAAGCATTGCTGTGAAGTTCCCTTTCCCAGCTGCCTCCACTAATCTGCAAAAAGCACTTTCTAAAGCACTGGAAAG ccgGGATGAGGTGAAAACCAAATGGGGTGTTTCTGACTTCATCAGGGCCTTTATTAAATTCCACAGCCATGTGTACCTGAGTAAGAGCTTGGAAAAGTTGAGCCCTCTTCGAGAGAAATTGGAAGAACAGTTCAAG AGGCTGCTATTCCAAAAAGCTTTCAACTCTCAACAGTTAGTTCATGTCACTGTCATTAACCTGTTCCAACTTCATCACCTTCGTGACTTTAGCAATGAAACGGAGCAGCATAGTTATAGCCAAGATGAGCAGTTGTGTTGGACACAGTTGCTGGCCCTCTTTA TGTCTTTTCTTGGCATCCTGTGCAAGTGTCCTTTCCAGAACGAGTCTCAGGAGGAGTCTGACAATGCCTATCCCCTTCCTGCTGTCAAAGTCTCCATGGACTGGCTGAGACTCAGACCTAGGGTCTTTCAGGAGGCAGTGGTGGATGAAAAACAGTA CATTTGGCCTTGGCTAATTTCTCTTCTAAATAGTTTCCATCCCCATGAAGAGGATCTCTCAAGTACTAATG CTACCCCACTTCCAGAGGAGTTTGAATTACAAGGATTCTTGGCTTTGAGACCTTCTTTCAG GAACTTGGATTTTTCCAAAGGCCACCAGGGTATTACAGGAGACAAAGAGGGTCAGCAACAACGAATACGACAGCAACGCTTGATCTCTGTAGGTAAATGGATTGCTGATAATCAGCCAAG gcTGATTCAGTGTGAAAATGAGGTAGGCAAATTGTTATTTATCACAGAAATTCCAGAGTTAATACTGGAAGACCCCAGTGAAGCCAAAGAAAATCTCATTCTACAAGAAACATCTGTAATAGAGTCACTGTCTGCAGATGGGAGCTCAGGTTTGAAATCAGTGCTATCTACGGGCCGAAATCAAAGCAACAACTctgacacaggagagaaaccagTGGTTACCTTCAAAGAGAACATTAAGCCACGAGAAGTGAACAGAGACCCAGGAAGAAGCTTTCCTCCCAAAGAGGTGAGAAGGGACTATAGCAAAGGAATAACTGTAACTAAGAATGATGGAAAGAAGGACAACAACAAGAGGAAAACTGAAACCAGGAAATGCACCTTAGAAAAGTTACAGGAAACAGGAAAGCAGAATGTGGCAGTGCAG GTAAAATCCCAGACAGAACTAAGAAAGACTCCAGTGTCTGAAGCCAGGAAAACACCTGTAACTCAAACCCCAAGTCAAGCGAGCAACTCCCAGTTCATCCCCATACATCACCCTGGggccttccctcctcttcccagtCGGCCAG GAACCTTTCTTCAGCCTACAGCTCACTCTCCAGCAGGAAACCAGGTGCAAGCTGGGAAACAGTCCCACATTCCTTACAGCCAGCAACGGCCCTCTGGACCAGGGCcaatgaaccagggacctcaaCAATCACAGCCACCTTCCCAGCAACCCCTTACATCTTTACCAGCTCAGCCAACAGCACAGTCTACAAACCAGTTGCAGGTTCAAGCTCTAACTCAGCAACAGCAATCCCCTACAAAAGCAGTGCCAGCTTTGGGGAAAAGCCCTCCTCACCACTCTGGATTCCAACAG TATCAACAGGCAGATGCCTCCAAACAACTGTGGAATCCCCCTCAGGTTCAAGGCCCTTTAGGGAAAATCATGCCTGTGAAACAGCCCTACTACCTTCAAACCCCAGACCCCATAAAACTGTTTGAGCCGTCATTGCAACCTCCTGTAATTCAGCAGCAGCctctagagaaaaaaatgaagccttTTCCCATGGAGCCATATAACCATAATCCCTCAGAAGTCAAGGTCCCGGAATTCTACTGGGATTCTTCCTACAGCATGGCTGATAATAGAGCTGTAATGGCACAACAAGCAAATATGGACCGCAGGGGCAAACGGTCACCAGGAGTCTTCCGTCCAGAGCAGGATCCTGTGCCCAGGATGCCATTTGAG GACCCCAAGAGCTCCCCTCTGCTTCCTCCGGACCTGTTAAAGAGTCTGGCTGCcttggaggaagaggaagagctgATTTTTTCTAACCCTCCTGATCTTTACCCAGCTCTGCTAGGACCTCTCGCCTCTCTTCCTGGACGAAGCCTTTTT AAATCCTTATTGGAGAAGCCCTCAGAGCTCATGTCACATTCATCTTCTTTCCTGTCCCTCACCGGATTCTCTCTCAATCAG GAAAGATACCCAAATAACAGTGTGTTCAATGAGGTGTATGGGAAAAACATGACATCCAGCTCCAAAGCAGAACTGAATCCCTCAATGGCTCCCCAGGAAACATCACTTTACTCTCTTTTTGAAGGGACTCCGTGGTCTCCATCACTTCCTGCCAGTTCAG ATCATTCAACACCAGCCAGCCAATCTCCTCATTCCTCCAACCCAAGCAGCCTGCCAAGCTCTCCTCCAACACACAACCATAATTCTGTTCCATTCTCCAATTTTGGACCCATTGGGACTCCAGATAACAGGGATAGGAGAATTGCAGATCGGTGGAAAACAGATAAGCCAG CCATGGGCGGGTTTGGCATTGATTATCTGTCAACAACATCATCTTCTGAGAGCAGTTGGCATCAGGCCAGCACTCCAGGTGCCACCTGGACAGGCCATGGCCCCTCCATGGAGGATTCTTCTGCTGTCCTCATGGAGAGCCTAAAG TCTATCTGGTCCAGTTCCATGATGCATCCTGGACCTTCCGCCCTGGAGCAGCTGTTAATGCAGCAGAAGCAGAAACAGCAGCGGGGACAAGGCACCATGAACCCTCCACACTGA